Proteins encoded together in one Pseudomonas asiatica window:
- a CDS encoding chorismate--pyruvate lyase family protein → MSYESPQAAAVAWLPYSRLATDIDQPTLDWLFDEGSLTRRLTRLSNDHFSVTPLFEGWQPLRDDECQALGIAAGAEGWVREVYLRGHGQPWVFARSVASRSALERGGLDLETLGSRSLGELLFCDQAFIRHPIEVCSYPQAWLPSEAAHTALWGRRSRFERGGLDLLVAEVFLPALWQAAKEENR, encoded by the coding sequence GTGTCGTACGAATCCCCGCAAGCAGCCGCTGTCGCGTGGCTGCCGTATTCACGGCTGGCGACCGACATCGACCAGCCCACCCTTGACTGGCTGTTCGACGAGGGCTCGCTGACCCGTCGCCTGACCCGCCTGTCCAACGACCACTTCTCCGTTACCCCGCTGTTCGAGGGCTGGCAACCGCTGCGCGATGACGAATGCCAGGCACTGGGCATCGCAGCCGGTGCCGAAGGCTGGGTGCGCGAGGTATACCTGCGCGGCCATGGCCAACCCTGGGTGTTCGCCCGCAGCGTCGCCAGCCGCAGCGCCCTGGAGCGCGGCGGGCTGGACCTTGAAACCTTGGGCAGCCGTTCGCTGGGCGAGTTGCTGTTCTGCGACCAGGCATTCATCCGCCACCCCATCGAGGTGTGCAGTTATCCACAGGCCTGGCTGCCGAGCGAGGCCGCCCATACTGCGCTGTGGGGCCGCCGGTCGCGCTTCGAACGTGGCGGCCTGGACCTGCTGGTGGCAGAGGTGTTTCTGCCGGCATTGTGGCAAGCGGCCAAGGAGGAAAACCGCTGA
- the phoB gene encoding phosphate regulon transcriptional regulator PhoB: MVGRNILIVDDEAPIREMIAVALEMAGYDCLEAENSQQAHAIIVDRKPDLILLDWMLPGTSGIELARRLKRDELTGDIPIIMLTAKGEEDNKIQGLEVGADDYITKPFSPRELVARLKAVLRRTGPSDSEAPIEVGGLLLDPISHRVTIDGKPAEMGPTEYRLLQFFMTHQERAYTRGQLLDQVWGGNVYVEERTVDVHIRRLRKALGEAYENLVQTVRGTGYRFSTKS; this comes from the coding sequence ATGGTTGGCAGGAACATTCTGATCGTCGACGACGAAGCACCAATTCGCGAGATGATCGCCGTTGCCCTGGAAATGGCCGGCTATGACTGCCTGGAAGCGGAAAATTCCCAACAGGCCCACGCGATCATCGTCGACCGCAAACCGGACCTGATACTGCTCGACTGGATGCTGCCGGGCACCTCCGGCATCGAGTTGGCCCGCCGCCTCAAGCGCGACGAGCTGACCGGCGACATCCCGATCATCATGCTCACCGCCAAGGGTGAAGAGGACAACAAGATCCAAGGCCTGGAAGTGGGTGCCGACGACTACATCACCAAGCCGTTCTCACCACGCGAGCTGGTCGCCCGCCTGAAAGCCGTGCTGCGCCGCACCGGCCCGAGCGACAGCGAGGCACCGATCGAAGTCGGTGGCCTGCTGCTCGACCCGATCAGCCACCGCGTGACCATCGACGGCAAGCCAGCCGAGATGGGCCCTACCGAATACCGCCTGCTGCAGTTCTTCATGACCCACCAGGAGCGCGCCTACACCCGTGGCCAACTGCTGGACCAGGTATGGGGCGGTAACGTCTATGTCGAGGAACGCACCGTCGACGTACACATCCGCCGCCTGCGCAAGGCGCTGGGTGAAGCCTACGAAAATCTGGTACAAACCGTCCGGGGCACCGGCTACCGCTTCTCGACCAAGAGCTGA
- a CDS encoding M23 family metallopeptidase — protein sequence MPARLLLFCALLMASASSLGMTIYEITDDGRVTSYSDRPGPGAKTFVRRVPMVEVPEGQVLLNAITFNGGVSFSARNQLHVPVEVELRLDNLVNAQGGNAPRTVRRVLPPRTTQMLSVLRGRPGMLLNYRSTLLQAMGDPGKRPQGFRYAFPWIGGPFRVTQGPNGRVSHFGPKGRYAMDIAMPEGTTIIAAREGVVVKTENSQSGRGPNPSGNFVRILHPDGTMGVYLHLMRGSVVVAEGQRVRQGQMLAKSGNTGNSTGPHLHFVVQRNVGLALESIPYRFDRPIGGLPDFTAGNP from the coding sequence ATGCCCGCCCGCCTGCTGCTGTTCTGTGCATTGCTCATGGCCTCGGCGTCGAGCCTGGGCATGACTATTTACGAGATCACCGATGATGGCCGTGTGACCTCCTATTCCGACCGGCCCGGCCCCGGTGCCAAAACCTTTGTGCGGCGCGTGCCTATGGTCGAGGTGCCCGAAGGCCAGGTTCTGCTGAACGCGATAACCTTCAACGGCGGCGTGAGCTTTTCGGCCCGCAACCAGCTACACGTGCCAGTGGAGGTGGAGTTGCGCCTGGACAACCTGGTGAACGCACAAGGTGGCAATGCCCCGCGTACCGTGCGCCGGGTACTGCCGCCGCGCACCACGCAAATGCTCAGCGTGCTCAGGGGGCGCCCCGGGATGCTGCTGAACTACCGCTCGACCCTGCTACAGGCCATGGGCGACCCGGGCAAGCGGCCCCAGGGCTTCCGCTATGCATTCCCCTGGATTGGCGGGCCGTTCCGCGTGACCCAGGGCCCCAATGGCCGGGTCAGTCATTTTGGGCCCAAGGGGCGTTACGCCATGGACATCGCCATGCCCGAAGGCACCACCATCATCGCGGCGAGGGAAGGGGTGGTGGTGAAGACGGAGAACAGCCAGAGCGGGCGCGGCCCCAACCCCTCGGGCAATTTCGTCAGGATCCTGCACCCGGACGGTACCATGGGTGTGTACCTGCACCTGATGCGCGGTTCGGTGGTGGTGGCAGAGGGGCAACGGGTGCGGCAGGGGCAGATGTTGGCCAAGTCGGGCAATACCGGCAACAGCACCGGGCCGCACCTGCATTTCGTAGTACAGCGCAATGTGGGGTTGGCGCTGGAGTCGATACCTTATCGGTTCGACAGGCCGATTGGTGGGTTGCCTGACTTTACCGCGGGTAACCCCTGA
- a CDS encoding hemolysin family protein: MDPSPGISLTSLFADFGMIIFALLLVLLNGFFVAAEFAMVKLRATRVESIAELHGWRGSILRKVHNQLDAYLSACQLGITLASLGLGWVGEPAFAHLLEPLLAYLGVDTPELIKAISFFVAFFVISYLHIVVGELAPKSWAIRKPELLSLWTAVPLYLFYWVMYPAIYLLNASANTILRIAGQGEPGPHHEHHYSREELKLILHSSRGQDPSDQGMRVLASAVEMGELEVVDWANSREDMVSIDAHAPLKQILALVRRHKFSRYPVYDAEREEFTGLLHIKDLLLELAELEHLPETIDLDDLARPLERVSRHMPLAQLLEQFRKGGAHFVLVEEADGKVIGYLTMEDVLEVLVGDIQDEHRKTERGILAYQPGKLLVRGDTPLFKVERLLGVDLDHIEAETLAGLVYETLKRVPEEEEVLEVEGLRIIIKKMKGPKIVLAKVLKLD; encoded by the coding sequence ATGGACCCTTCCCCTGGTATCAGCCTCACCTCGTTATTCGCCGATTTCGGCATGATCATCTTTGCCTTGCTCCTGGTGCTGCTCAACGGCTTCTTCGTTGCCGCCGAGTTCGCCATGGTCAAGCTGCGCGCTACCCGCGTCGAGTCCATCGCCGAGTTGCATGGCTGGCGTGGCAGCATCCTGCGCAAAGTACACAACCAGCTCGACGCCTACCTGTCGGCCTGCCAGCTGGGGATCACCCTCGCCTCGCTGGGCCTGGGCTGGGTCGGTGAACCGGCGTTCGCCCACCTGCTCGAGCCGCTGCTGGCATACCTTGGCGTGGACACGCCCGAGCTGATCAAAGCGATCTCGTTCTTCGTCGCCTTCTTCGTCATTTCGTACCTGCACATCGTGGTCGGTGAGCTGGCGCCCAAGTCCTGGGCCATCCGCAAGCCAGAACTGCTGTCGCTGTGGACCGCCGTGCCGCTGTACCTGTTCTACTGGGTGATGTACCCGGCCATCTACCTGCTCAATGCCAGCGCCAACACCATCCTGCGCATTGCTGGCCAGGGCGAGCCCGGCCCGCATCACGAGCACCACTACAGCCGTGAAGAACTCAAGCTGATCCTGCACTCCAGCCGTGGCCAGGACCCGAGCGACCAGGGCATGCGCGTGCTGGCCTCGGCCGTGGAAATGGGCGAGCTGGAGGTGGTCGACTGGGCCAACTCGCGCGAGGACATGGTCAGCATCGACGCCCATGCGCCGTTGAAGCAGATCCTGGCGCTGGTGCGCCGCCACAAGTTCAGCCGCTACCCGGTGTACGACGCCGAGCGTGAGGAGTTCACCGGCCTGCTGCATATCAAGGACCTGCTGCTGGAACTGGCCGAACTCGAGCACCTGCCCGAAACCATCGACCTCGACGACCTGGCCAGGCCGCTGGAGCGCGTGTCGCGGCACATGCCCCTGGCGCAATTGCTGGAGCAGTTCCGCAAGGGCGGCGCGCACTTCGTGCTGGTGGAGGAAGCCGATGGCAAGGTGATTGGCTACCTGACCATGGAAGATGTGCTGGAAGTGCTGGTAGGTGACATCCAGGACGAGCACCGCAAGACCGAGCGCGGCATCCTCGCCTACCAGCCGGGCAAGCTGCTGGTGCGTGGCGACACGCCGCTGTTCAAGGTCGAGCGCCTGCTGGGCGTCGACCTTGACCATATCGAGGCGGAAACCCTCGCGGGGCTGGTCTACGAGACACTCAAGCGCGTGCCTGAAGAAGAGGAAGTGCTGGAGGTCGAAGGGCTGCGCATCATCATCAAGAAGATGAAAGGGCCGAAGATCGTGCTGGCCAAGGTGCTCAAGCTGGATTGA
- the ubiA gene encoding 4-hydroxybenzoate octaprenyltransferase, with product MYLQLLKSLNRLHPRAWDFVQLSRMDRPIGIYLLLWPTLSAVWIAGNGSPTLANVLIFGLGVVLMRAAGCCINDFADRKVDGHVKRTADRPLASGRVRPREALALFAILVGVSFLLVLCTNSRTVWLSFGAVALAFCYPFMKRYTYYPQVVLGAAYSWGIPMAFTAAGGELPASAWLLYIANLLWTVGYDTYYAMVDRDDDLKIGVKSTAILFGDADRTIILTLQLLSLGCLLLAGSRFELGGWFHLGLLGAAACFAWEYWSTRKLDRESCFKAFLHNHWAGMLVFIGVVLDYALR from the coding sequence ATGTACCTGCAACTGCTGAAGTCTCTCAACCGCCTGCACCCACGGGCCTGGGACTTTGTCCAGCTCAGCCGCATGGACCGGCCAATTGGTATCTACCTGCTGCTGTGGCCGACCTTGTCGGCGGTGTGGATTGCTGGCAACGGTTCACCAACCCTGGCCAACGTGCTGATCTTTGGCCTCGGTGTGGTGTTGATGCGCGCCGCAGGTTGCTGCATCAACGACTTTGCCGACCGCAAGGTGGACGGCCACGTCAAACGCACCGCCGACCGCCCCCTGGCCAGCGGCCGGGTCCGCCCGCGCGAAGCATTGGCGCTATTCGCCATCCTGGTCGGAGTGAGCTTCCTGCTGGTGCTGTGCACCAACAGCCGCACGGTGTGGCTGTCGTTCGGTGCGGTAGCTCTGGCGTTCTGCTACCCGTTCATGAAGCGCTACACCTATTACCCGCAGGTGGTGCTGGGGGCGGCGTATTCCTGGGGCATTCCCATGGCCTTCACCGCAGCGGGTGGCGAGCTGCCGGCCAGCGCCTGGCTGCTGTATATCGCCAACCTGCTGTGGACGGTGGGCTACGACACCTACTACGCCATGGTCGACCGTGATGACGACCTGAAGATTGGCGTGAAGTCGACCGCCATCCTGTTCGGCGATGCCGACCGCACCATCATCCTGACCTTGCAGCTGCTATCGCTGGGCTGCCTGTTGCTGGCCGGCAGCCGCTTCGAGCTGGGTGGCTGGTTCCACCTGGGGCTGCTGGGCGCGGCGGCGTGCTTTGCCTGGGAGTACTGGTCGACGCGCAAGCTGGACCGGGAGTCGTGTTTCAAGGCGTTTCTGCACAATCACTGGGCGGGGATGCTGGTGTTTATCGGGGTGGTGCTGGATTACGCACTGCGCTGA
- a CDS encoding response regulator → MSKVNVLVVDDAPFIRDLVRKCLRNAFPGMTIDDAVNGRKAMAMLGKEAFDLVLCDWEMPEMSGLELLTWCRQQPELKNLQFIMVTSRGDKENVIQAIQAGVSDFVGKPFTNEQLLTKVKKALTKIGKLDSLMSSGPARVNSAFANDSLNALTAGKPEAVKVAAPAPAPATAPARPLANTPRPATPAPTGRGQGQLRLAGGMQPCVIKALSLKEALLVVRRGEALPQVLEGAVLDLEQGENAEVARLNGYLHAVAALEPKPDSDWLQLTFKFVDQDAQKLDYLSRLIARGTAQKHFTPGA, encoded by the coding sequence ATGAGTAAAGTGAATGTGCTGGTCGTGGATGACGCCCCGTTTATCCGTGATCTGGTCCGCAAATGCCTGCGCAATGCCTTCCCGGGCATGACCATCGACGATGCCGTCAACGGTCGCAAGGCAATGGCCATGCTGGGCAAGGAAGCGTTCGACCTGGTTCTGTGCGACTGGGAAATGCCGGAAATGTCCGGCCTGGAACTGCTCACCTGGTGCCGCCAGCAGCCTGAGTTGAAGAACCTGCAATTCATCATGGTGACCAGCCGTGGCGACAAGGAAAACGTCATCCAGGCGATTCAGGCGGGCGTTTCCGATTTTGTCGGCAAGCCATTCACCAACGAGCAATTGCTGACCAAGGTGAAAAAGGCCCTGACCAAGATCGGCAAGCTCGACAGCCTGATGTCCAGCGGCCCGGCACGGGTCAACTCGGCGTTCGCCAATGACTCGCTGAATGCGCTGACAGCCGGCAAGCCTGAAGCGGTGAAGGTCGCGGCGCCAGCTCCGGCACCTGCAACCGCACCCGCCAGGCCATTGGCCAATACCCCCCGGCCCGCCACTCCCGCGCCGACCGGCCGTGGCCAGGGCCAGTTGCGCCTGGCCGGCGGCATGCAGCCGTGCGTGATCAAGGCGCTGAGCCTGAAAGAGGCTCTGCTGGTGGTGCGCCGTGGCGAAGCGCTGCCCCAAGTACTGGAAGGCGCAGTGTTGGACCTGGAACAGGGCGAGAACGCCGAAGTTGCGCGCCTGAATGGCTACCTGCATGCCGTCGCGGCACTTGAGCCCAAGCCCGACAGCGATTGGTTGCAACTGACCTTCAAGTTCGTCGATCAGGATGCCCAGAAGCTCGACTACCTGTCGCGGCTGATTGCCCGCGGGACGGCGCAGAAGCACTTTACCCCTGGTGCCTGA
- the phoR gene encoding phosphate regulon sensor histidine kinase PhoR, which yields MNQNWHATLIRHLLLLITVCLIGGLLSGYYGWSLAIGLALYLGWTLKQLLRLHDWLRNHQPDEAPPDGYGLWGEVFDSIYHLQRRDQRVRGRLQAVIDRVQESTAALRDAVIMLDSDGNLEWWNRAAETLLGFKTPQDGGQQVTNLVRHPRFKEYFEAGNYLEPLEIPSPINDRMRVQLHITRYGNNEHLMLVRDVTRIHQLEQMRKDFVANVSHELRTPLTVITGYLETLLDNVEDVNPRWSRALQQMSQQGSRMQTLLNDLLLLAKLEATDYPSDNHPVAVDALLCAIKNDAQALSGPRKQRITLEAAPGVQLKGSESELRSAFSNLVFNAVKYTQDEGSIRIRWWADAQGAHLSVQDSGVGIDAKHLPRLTERFYRVDSSRASNTGGTGLGLAIVKHVLMRHRGKLEISSVPGHGSTFTCHFAPAQLANGKA from the coding sequence TTGAACCAGAACTGGCACGCGACCCTGATTCGCCACCTGCTACTGCTGATTACCGTCTGCCTGATCGGTGGGCTGCTCAGTGGCTACTATGGCTGGAGCCTGGCCATCGGCCTGGCGCTCTACCTGGGCTGGACCCTCAAGCAACTGCTGCGCCTGCATGACTGGCTGCGCAACCACCAACCCGACGAAGCACCGCCCGATGGCTACGGGCTGTGGGGCGAGGTGTTCGACAGCATCTACCACTTGCAACGCCGCGACCAGCGTGTACGCGGCCGCCTGCAGGCGGTGATCGACAGGGTGCAGGAGTCTACTGCCGCACTGCGAGACGCAGTGATCATGCTCGACAGCGATGGCAACCTGGAATGGTGGAACCGCGCCGCCGAGACCCTGCTGGGCTTCAAGACCCCACAGGACGGCGGCCAGCAGGTGACCAACCTGGTGCGCCACCCGCGCTTCAAGGAGTACTTCGAGGCAGGAAACTACCTCGAGCCGCTGGAAATCCCTTCGCCGATCAACGACCGCATGCGCGTGCAGTTGCACATCACCCGCTACGGCAACAACGAGCACCTGATGCTGGTGCGCGACGTTACCCGCATCCACCAGCTGGAGCAGATGCGCAAGGACTTCGTCGCCAACGTGTCCCACGAGCTGCGCACTCCGCTGACGGTCATCACCGGCTACCTGGAAACCCTGCTGGACAACGTCGAGGACGTGAACCCGCGCTGGAGCCGAGCCCTGCAACAGATGAGCCAGCAAGGCTCACGCATGCAGACACTGCTCAACGACCTGTTGCTGCTGGCCAAGCTTGAGGCCACCGACTATCCGTCGGACAACCACCCGGTGGCGGTCGATGCCTTGCTCTGCGCGATCAAGAACGACGCCCAGGCTCTGTCCGGGCCCCGCAAACAGCGCATCACCCTTGAAGCCGCGCCCGGTGTGCAGTTGAAGGGCAGCGAGTCAGAGCTGCGCAGTGCCTTTTCCAACCTGGTGTTCAACGCGGTCAAGTACACCCAGGACGAAGGCAGCATCCGGATTCGCTGGTGGGCCGATGCCCAGGGCGCACACCTGTCGGTGCAGGACTCGGGGGTGGGCATCGATGCCAAGCACCTGCCACGTCTGACCGAGCGCTTCTACCGGGTCGACTCCAGCCGTGCGTCGAATACCGGGGGCACCGGGCTGGGGCTGGCGATCGTCAAGCATGTGCTGATGCGCCACCGCGGCAAGCTGGAGATCAGCAGCGTGCCGGGGCATGGCAGTACGTTTACCTGTCACTTCGCGCCGGCACAATTGGCCAACGGCAAGGCTTGA
- a CDS encoding rubredoxin produces the protein MKKWQCIVCGLIYDEAEGWPDDGIAPGTRWEDVPEDWLCPDCGVGKSDFEMISIG, from the coding sequence ATGAAGAAGTGGCAATGTATTGTCTGTGGCCTGATCTACGACGAAGCCGAAGGCTGGCCCGACGACGGCATCGCCCCCGGCACACGCTGGGAAGACGTGCCTGAAGACTGGCTGTGCCCCGACTGCGGCGTGGGCAAGAGCGACTTTGAAATGATCTCCATCGGCTAA
- a CDS encoding COG4315 family predicted lipoprotein, which produces MTRQTLSWMALFTALALPGVALADHAMEKGGMLVDHAGMTLYTFDKDAGGKSMCNGECAKNWPPLMVKANDEPAKDKWTVVMRDDGSKQWAYDGKPLYTFIKDKKAGDMTGDGMKDVWHVAKP; this is translated from the coding sequence ATGACACGACAAACGCTGAGCTGGATGGCCCTTTTCACTGCGCTGGCGCTCCCGGGGGTGGCCTTGGCCGACCATGCGATGGAGAAGGGCGGCATGTTGGTCGATCATGCCGGCATGACCCTGTACACCTTCGACAAGGATGCGGGCGGCAAGTCGATGTGCAATGGCGAATGCGCCAAGAACTGGCCGCCGCTGATGGTCAAGGCCAATGACGAACCGGCCAAGGACAAGTGGACAGTAGTGATGCGCGATGATGGCAGCAAGCAGTGGGCCTATGACGGCAAGCCGCTGTACACCTTCATCAAGGACAAAAAGGCCGGCGACATGACCGGTGACGGCATGAAGGACGTCTGGCACGTTGCCAAGCCTTGA
- the pstA gene encoding phosphate ABC transporter permease PstA — MSGGAVAMAVIMTVGLLAVIAVRGLGHFWPADLVQATYKVPGQADHVVIGEVVQKEEVPRARLKGAGLPVPDQGPEFMTRELIKVGNRDLNGSDFTWVVGDWLVDERHPTDLVALERREWGNFYGYLVSVKEEGRVVAEGAAAWAELQARLKRANQLNSELQSLEKKDIGAINHGLERLRLQARKLELDGKLDAAAQADMDAERAELNSRYKAIEDRLAGLHQAFARDSLVARDGNGREVEINLSKVVHAIQPNAMSGFTKLGTYFTKVWEFLSDDPREANTEGGIFPAIFGTVMMTLIMAVIVTPFGVLAAVYLREYARQGPVTRLIRIAVNNLAGVPAIVYGVFGLGFFVYVLGGSIDRLFFPEALPAPTLGTPGLLWASLTLALLAVPVVIVATEEGLARIPRTVREGSLALGATKAETLWKIVLPMASPAMMTGMILAVARAAGEVAPLMLVGVVKLAPSLPVDGNYPYLHLDQKIMHLGFHIYDVGFQSPNVEAARPLVYATALLLVLVIAALNLSAVWIRNHLREKYKALDS; from the coding sequence ATGAGCGGCGGCGCGGTGGCCATGGCAGTGATCATGACCGTTGGCCTGCTGGCGGTGATTGCCGTGCGCGGCCTGGGCCACTTCTGGCCGGCCGATCTTGTCCAGGCTACCTACAAGGTGCCGGGCCAGGCCGACCATGTCGTCATTGGCGAAGTGGTGCAAAAGGAAGAAGTACCCCGTGCCCGCCTGAAGGGCGCTGGCCTGCCAGTGCCTGACCAAGGCCCGGAGTTCATGACCCGTGAGCTGATCAAGGTGGGCAACCGCGACCTCAACGGCAGCGACTTCACCTGGGTGGTCGGCGACTGGCTGGTCGACGAAAGGCACCCGACCGACCTGGTCGCCCTGGAGCGCCGCGAGTGGGGCAACTTCTACGGTTACCTGGTCAGCGTCAAGGAAGAAGGCCGCGTGGTCGCCGAAGGCGCTGCGGCCTGGGCCGAGCTGCAGGCCCGCCTCAAGCGCGCCAACCAGCTCAACAGCGAACTGCAAAGCCTCGAAAAGAAAGACATCGGCGCCATCAACCATGGCCTCGAGCGCCTGCGTCTGCAAGCGCGCAAGCTGGAGCTGGACGGCAAGCTGGACGCCGCCGCCCAGGCCGATATGGACGCCGAGCGCGCCGAGCTGAACAGTCGCTACAAGGCCATCGAAGACCGCCTGGCCGGTCTGCACCAGGCCTTCGCCCGCGACAGCCTGGTGGCCCGTGATGGCAACGGCCGTGAAGTGGAAATCAACCTCAGCAAGGTGGTGCACGCCATCCAGCCTAACGCCATGTCGGGGTTCACCAAGCTGGGCACCTACTTTACCAAGGTCTGGGAGTTCCTCAGCGATGACCCGCGTGAAGCCAACACTGAGGGCGGTATCTTCCCGGCCATCTTCGGTACCGTGATGATGACCCTGATCATGGCCGTGATCGTCACCCCGTTCGGTGTGCTGGCTGCCGTGTACCTGCGCGAATACGCCAGACAGGGCCCGGTGACCCGCTTGATCCGCATCGCGGTGAACAACCTGGCGGGTGTGCCGGCGATCGTCTACGGCGTGTTCGGCTTGGGCTTCTTCGTCTACGTGCTGGGTGGCTCGATCGACCGCCTGTTCTTCCCCGAAGCACTGCCGGCGCCAACCCTGGGTACCCCAGGCCTGTTGTGGGCATCGCTGACCCTGGCGCTGCTGGCCGTGCCGGTGGTGATCGTGGCCACCGAGGAAGGCCTGGCGCGTATCCCGCGCACCGTGCGCGAAGGCTCGCTGGCCCTGGGCGCTACCAAGGCCGAAACCCTGTGGAAGATCGTCCTGCCGATGGCCAGCCCGGCGATGATGACCGGCATGATCCTCGCCGTGGCCCGCGCCGCCGGTGAAGTGGCGCCGCTGATGCTGGTGGGTGTGGTAAAGCTGGCTCCATCCCTGCCGGTGGACGGGAACTACCCGTACCTGCACCTGGACCAGAAGATCATGCACCTGGGCTTCCATATCTATGACGTCGGCTTCCAGAGCCCCAACGTAGAAGCCGCGCGGCCGCTGGTATACGCCACGGCGTTGCTGCTGGTGCTGGTGATCGCGGCCCTCAACCTCTCGGCCGTGTGGATCCGTAACCACCTGCGCGAGAAGTACAAGGCCCTCGACAGCTGA
- the pstB gene encoding phosphate ABC transporter ATP-binding protein PstB, with translation MQQESHTHGIDMSALGRDKQSLRLAEETVAIEVPGLSLFYGDKQALFDVQMNIPKQRVTAFIGPSGCGKSTLLRTFNRMNDLVDGCRVEGAINLYGNNIYRKGEDVAELRRRVGMVFQKPNPFPKTIYENVVYGLRIQGINKKRVLDEAVEWALKGAALWDEVKDRLHDSALGLSGGQQQRLVIARTIAVEPEVLLLDEPCSALDPISTLKVEELIYELKSKYTIVIVTHNMQQAARVSDYTAFMYMGKLVEFGDTDTLFTNPAKKQTEDYITGRYG, from the coding sequence ATGCAGCAAGAATCCCATACCCACGGCATCGACATGTCTGCCCTGGGCCGCGACAAGCAGAGCCTGCGCCTGGCCGAAGAAACCGTAGCCATCGAAGTGCCGGGCCTGAGCCTGTTCTACGGTGACAAACAAGCGCTGTTCGATGTGCAGATGAACATTCCCAAGCAGCGCGTGACCGCCTTTATCGGCCCGTCCGGCTGCGGCAAGTCGACCCTGCTGCGCACCTTCAACCGCATGAACGATCTGGTTGATGGTTGCCGCGTGGAAGGCGCCATCAACCTGTATGGCAATAACATCTACCGCAAGGGCGAAGACGTGGCCGAGCTGCGCCGTCGTGTGGGCATGGTGTTCCAGAAGCCCAACCCGTTCCCAAAGACCATCTACGAAAACGTGGTCTACGGCCTGCGGATCCAGGGCATCAACAAGAAGCGCGTGCTGGACGAAGCGGTCGAATGGGCGCTGAAGGGCGCGGCACTGTGGGACGAGGTCAAGGACCGCCTGCACGATTCGGCACTGGGCCTGTCCGGTGGCCAGCAGCAGCGTCTGGTCATCGCCCGCACCATCGCCGTGGAGCCGGAAGTGCTGCTGCTCGACGAACCGTGCTCGGCACTGGACCCGATCTCGACCCTGAAAGTCGAGGAACTGATCTACGAATTGAAATCCAAGTACACCATCGTCATCGTGACCCACAACATGCAGCAGGCGGCCCGTGTTTCGGACTACACCGCGTTCATGTACATGGGCAAACTGGTCGAATTCGGGGATACCGACACCCTGTTCACCAACCCGGCGAAGAAACAGACCGAAGACTACATCACCGGTCGCTACGGCTAA
- the phoU gene encoding phosphate signaling complex protein PhoU, with product MINKESLTHHISQQFNAELEEVRSHLLAMGGLVEKQVNDAVTALIEADSGLAQQVREVDEQINQMERNIDEECLRILARRQPAASDLRLIISISKSVIDLERIGDESTKIARRAIQLCEEGESPRGYVEVRHIGDQVRNMVRDALDAFARFDADLALSVAQYDKTIDREYKTALRELVTYMMEDPRSISRVLSVIWVLRSLERIGDHARNISELVIYLVRGTDVRHMGLKRMTAEVQGTAVSDGENANVPAEPDDK from the coding sequence ATGATCAACAAAGAAAGCCTTACGCATCACATTTCCCAGCAGTTCAACGCCGAGCTCGAAGAGGTGCGTAGCCACCTGCTGGCCATGGGCGGCCTGGTCGAAAAACAGGTCAACGACGCAGTCACTGCGCTGATCGAAGCCGACTCGGGCCTGGCCCAGCAAGTGCGCGAAGTCGACGAGCAGATCAACCAGATGGAGCGCAACATCGACGAGGAGTGCCTGCGCATCCTCGCCCGTCGTCAGCCGGCGGCCTCCGACCTGCGTCTGATCATCAGCATCTCCAAGTCGGTGATTGACCTGGAGCGCATCGGTGACGAGTCGACCAAGATCGCCCGCCGCGCCATCCAGCTGTGCGAGGAAGGCGAGTCACCGCGTGGCTATGTCGAGGTGCGCCACATCGGCGACCAGGTACGCAACATGGTCCGTGACGCGCTGGACGCCTTTGCCCGCTTCGACGCCGACCTGGCACTGTCGGTGGCCCAGTACGACAAGACCATCGACCGCGAATACAAGACCGCCCTGCGTGAGCTGGTGACCTACATGATGGAAGACCCGCGCTCGATCTCGCGGGTACTGAGCGTGATCTGGGTCCTGCGTTCGCTGGAGCGTATCGGCGACCATGCGCGCAATATCTCCGAGCTGGTGATCTATCTGGTGCGCGGCACCGACGTGCGTCACATGGGCCTCAAGCGCATGACGGCAGAAGTGCAAGGCACTGCTGTTTCCGACGGCGAAAACGCTAATGTTCCGGCTGAACCTGACGATAAGTAA